In one Eulemur rufifrons isolate Redbay chromosome 14, OSU_ERuf_1, whole genome shotgun sequence genomic region, the following are encoded:
- the TBC1D24 gene encoding TBC1 domain family member 24 isoform X2, whose product MDSLGYNCFVDRDKMDAAIPDLGPKELSCLELQELKQLARQGYWARSHALRGKVYQRLIRDIPCRTVTPDASVYSDIVGKIVGKHSTSSLPLPEFVDNTQVPSYCLNARGEGAVRKILLCIANQFPDVSFCPALPAVVALLLHYSIDEAECFEKACRILACNDPGRKLIDQSFLAFESSCMTFGDLVNKYCQAAHKLMVAVSEDVLQVYADWQRWLFGELPLSHFARVFDVFLVEGYKVLYRVALAILKFFHKVRAGQPLASDSVKQDIREFVKDIAKTVSPEKLLEKAFAIRLFSRKEIQLLQMANEKALKQKGITVKQKRQFVHLAVHAENFHSEIVSVKEMRDIWSWVPERFALCQPLLLFSSLQHGYSLTRFYFQCEGHEPTLLLIKTTQKEVCGAYLSTDWSERQKFGGKLGFFGTGECFVFRLQPEVQRYEWVVIRHPELTKPTSLVSSETTAAPAALGHSVSSDPADRLSPFLATRHFNLPSKTESMFMAGGSDCLIIGGGGGQALYIDGDLNRGRTGHCDTFNNQPLCSENFLIAAIEAWGFQDPDIQ is encoded by the exons ATGGACTCCCTGGGGTACAACTGCTTTGTGGACAGGGACAAGATGGACGCTGCCATCCCGGACCTGGGGCCCAAGGAGCTGAGCTGCCTGGAGCTGCAGGAGCTGAAGCAGCTGGCGCGCCAGGGCTACTGGGCTCGCAGCCACGCCCTGCGGGGCAAGGTGTACCAGCGCCTGATCCGCGATATCCCCTGCCGCACGGTCACGCCGGACGCCAGCGTCTACAGTGACATCGTGGGCAAGATCGTGGGCAAGCACAGCACCAGCAGCCTGCCCCTGCCCGAGTTCGTGGACAACACGCAGGTGCCCAGCTACTGCCTGAACGCGCGCGGCGAGGGGGCCGTGCGCAAGATCCTCCTGTGCATCGCTAACCAGTTCCCCGACGTGTCCTTCTGCCCCGCACTGCCGGCCGTGGTGGCCCTGCTGCTGCACTACAGCATCGACGAGGCCGAGTGCTTCGAGAAGGCCTGCCGCATCCTGGCCTGCAACGACCCCGGCCGCAAGCTGATCGACCAGAGCTTCCTGGCCTTCGAGTCCTCCTGCATGACGTTCGGGGACCTGGTGAACAAGTACTGCCAGGCGGCCCACAAGCTGATGGTGGCCGTGTCGGAGGACGTCCTGCAGGTCTACGCGGACTGGCAGCGCTGGCTGTTCGGGGAGCTGCCCCTCAGCCACTTCGCCCGCGTCTTCGACGTCTTCCTGGTGGAGGGGTACAAGGTGCTGTACCGCGTCGCCCTGGCGATTCTCAAGTTCTTCCACAAGGTGAGAGCGGGGCAGCCGCTCGCGTCCGACAGCGTGAAGCAGGACATCCGCGAGTTCGTGAAGGACATCGCCAAGACCGTGTCCCCCGAGAAGCTGCTGGAGAAAGCGTTCGCCATCCGCCTGTTCTCGCGCAAGGAGATCCAGCTGCTGCAGATGGCCAACGAGAAGGCCCTGAAGCAGAAGGGCATCACCGTCAAGCAGAAGAG GCAGTTTGTGCACTTGGCCGTCCACGCGGAGAACTTCCACTCGGAGATCGTCAGCGTGAAGGAGATGAGAGACATCTGGTCCTGGGTCCCCGAGCGCTTCGCCCTCTGCCAGCCCCTCCTACTGTTCTCGTCGCTGCAGCATGGGTACAGCCTGACACG GTTCTACTTCCAGTGCGAAGGACACGAGCCCACCCTCCTGCTCATCAAGACCACACAGAAGGAG GTGTGTGGAGCTTACCTGTCAACAGACTGGAGTGAGAGACAGAAGTTTGGCGGCAAGCTGGGCTTCTTTGGGACCGGAGAATGCTTTGTGTTTAGG CTGCAGCCGGAGGTGCAGCGCTACGAGTGGGTGGTCATCCGGCACCCGGAGCTGACTAAGCCGACGTCCCTCGTGTCCTCAGAGACCACTGCCGCCCCCGCCGCACTCGGCCACTCCGTCTCCTCAGACCCCGCTGACCGCCTCTCGCCGTTCCTGGCCACCCGGCACTTCAACCTGCCCTCCAAGACCGAGTCCATGTTCATGGCGGGGGGCAGCGACTGCCTCATCATCG GCGGAGGTGGTGGCCAGGCGCTTTACATCGACGGGGACCTGAACCGGGGCCGCACGGGCCACTGTGACACCTTCAACAACCAGCCTCTCTGCTCTGAGAACTTCCTCATTGCTGCCATCGAGGCCTGGGGCTTCCAGGACCCTGACATCCAGTGA
- the TBC1D24 gene encoding TBC1 domain family member 24 isoform X1: MDSLGYNCFVDRDKMDAAIPDLGPKELSCLELQELKQLARQGYWARSHALRGKVYQRLIRDIPCRTVTPDASVYSDIVGKIVGKHSTSSLPLPEFVDNTQVPSYCLNARGEGAVRKILLCIANQFPDVSFCPALPAVVALLLHYSIDEAECFEKACRILACNDPGRKLIDQSFLAFESSCMTFGDLVNKYCQAAHKLMVAVSEDVLQVYADWQRWLFGELPLSHFARVFDVFLVEGYKVLYRVALAILKFFHKVRAGQPLASDSVKQDIREFVKDIAKTVSPEKLLEKAFAIRLFSRKEIQLLQMANEKALKQKGITVKQKSVSLSKRQFVHLAVHAENFHSEIVSVKEMRDIWSWVPERFALCQPLLLFSSLQHGYSLTRFYFQCEGHEPTLLLIKTTQKEVCGAYLSTDWSERQKFGGKLGFFGTGECFVFRLQPEVQRYEWVVIRHPELTKPTSLVSSETTAAPAALGHSVSSDPADRLSPFLATRHFNLPSKTESMFMAGGSDCLIIGGGGGQALYIDGDLNRGRTGHCDTFNNQPLCSENFLIAAIEAWGFQDPDIQ; the protein is encoded by the exons ATGGACTCCCTGGGGTACAACTGCTTTGTGGACAGGGACAAGATGGACGCTGCCATCCCGGACCTGGGGCCCAAGGAGCTGAGCTGCCTGGAGCTGCAGGAGCTGAAGCAGCTGGCGCGCCAGGGCTACTGGGCTCGCAGCCACGCCCTGCGGGGCAAGGTGTACCAGCGCCTGATCCGCGATATCCCCTGCCGCACGGTCACGCCGGACGCCAGCGTCTACAGTGACATCGTGGGCAAGATCGTGGGCAAGCACAGCACCAGCAGCCTGCCCCTGCCCGAGTTCGTGGACAACACGCAGGTGCCCAGCTACTGCCTGAACGCGCGCGGCGAGGGGGCCGTGCGCAAGATCCTCCTGTGCATCGCTAACCAGTTCCCCGACGTGTCCTTCTGCCCCGCACTGCCGGCCGTGGTGGCCCTGCTGCTGCACTACAGCATCGACGAGGCCGAGTGCTTCGAGAAGGCCTGCCGCATCCTGGCCTGCAACGACCCCGGCCGCAAGCTGATCGACCAGAGCTTCCTGGCCTTCGAGTCCTCCTGCATGACGTTCGGGGACCTGGTGAACAAGTACTGCCAGGCGGCCCACAAGCTGATGGTGGCCGTGTCGGAGGACGTCCTGCAGGTCTACGCGGACTGGCAGCGCTGGCTGTTCGGGGAGCTGCCCCTCAGCCACTTCGCCCGCGTCTTCGACGTCTTCCTGGTGGAGGGGTACAAGGTGCTGTACCGCGTCGCCCTGGCGATTCTCAAGTTCTTCCACAAGGTGAGAGCGGGGCAGCCGCTCGCGTCCGACAGCGTGAAGCAGGACATCCGCGAGTTCGTGAAGGACATCGCCAAGACCGTGTCCCCCGAGAAGCTGCTGGAGAAAGCGTTCGCCATCCGCCTGTTCTCGCGCAAGGAGATCCAGCTGCTGCAGATGGCCAACGAGAAGGCCCTGAAGCAGAAGGGCATCACCGTCAAGCAGAAGAG TGTCTCACTTTCTAAAAG GCAGTTTGTGCACTTGGCCGTCCACGCGGAGAACTTCCACTCGGAGATCGTCAGCGTGAAGGAGATGAGAGACATCTGGTCCTGGGTCCCCGAGCGCTTCGCCCTCTGCCAGCCCCTCCTACTGTTCTCGTCGCTGCAGCATGGGTACAGCCTGACACG GTTCTACTTCCAGTGCGAAGGACACGAGCCCACCCTCCTGCTCATCAAGACCACACAGAAGGAG GTGTGTGGAGCTTACCTGTCAACAGACTGGAGTGAGAGACAGAAGTTTGGCGGCAAGCTGGGCTTCTTTGGGACCGGAGAATGCTTTGTGTTTAGG CTGCAGCCGGAGGTGCAGCGCTACGAGTGGGTGGTCATCCGGCACCCGGAGCTGACTAAGCCGACGTCCCTCGTGTCCTCAGAGACCACTGCCGCCCCCGCCGCACTCGGCCACTCCGTCTCCTCAGACCCCGCTGACCGCCTCTCGCCGTTCCTGGCCACCCGGCACTTCAACCTGCCCTCCAAGACCGAGTCCATGTTCATGGCGGGGGGCAGCGACTGCCTCATCATCG GCGGAGGTGGTGGCCAGGCGCTTTACATCGACGGGGACCTGAACCGGGGCCGCACGGGCCACTGTGACACCTTCAACAACCAGCCTCTCTGCTCTGAGAACTTCCTCATTGCTGCCATCGAGGCCTGGGGCTTCCAGGACCCTGACATCCAGTGA